GTCCGGATCCACGGCGCCCTCGACGCGGACAGCGCTCCCCAGCTCCGCTCGGCGGTGAGCACGTGGGCGCACCGCCGGTTCCCGGTCCTGGTGCTCGACCTGTCCGAGGTCGACTTCCTCGACACCGCCGGGCTCGCCGCCCTCGGCGGCATCCAGGCCCGGACGCTCAAGGAGCACACCACCCTCCGGATCATCACCGGTGACAACCGCGTGGTGCGCCGGGCTTTGGCGGACAGCGGGCTCGACCACGCGCTCAACGTCAGCCGCCTGCCGTCGGGCTGGGAGCGCGCGACGGAGTTCTCCGGCCAGAGCTGACGGCCGGGTTCTCCTCACCGGGGTGCGGCGGGTTCGCGCACGCCTCCGATCGTCTCCCGCAGCGCTTCGTCGGTCGGTGTCGGCTCGATGCCGAACGCGGCCGTCGCGGCCGAGGAGTCGAGGACGAACGGGTGCCGTAGCTGGTACTGCATCTCGGCCATCTCCCGCGCCGCCGGGTTGAAGAGCCCGGCGAGGCGGAGCGCCAAGGCCGGCATCGTGGTGACGCGGGCCGCCGGTGCGCCCGCCAGTTCCGCGGCGCGCCCGGCGAGCCGGCGCAGCGACATCGCCGGTGCGGTCGGCACGTGCCACGGCCGGCCCCAGGCCCGCTCGTCCGCCGCGACCGCCACCAGGGTGCGGGCGACGTCGCCGGTGTGCGTCCAGCTGTGCGGGGCGTCGAGGTCGGCCGGTGCCGACGCGCGCCGGCCGGCCAGCACCTTCGGCAGGACCAGGGCGGTGAACGCCGAAAGCGTGCCCGCGCCGAGGTAATCGGACCCGCGCACCTCGGCCGTGCGGATCCGGCCGGCTTCGTGCGCGGCCAGCGCGTCCGTCCACAGCTTGGCCCGCACCTCGCCCTTCACGGAGTTGGGCCGCATCGGCAGCTGCTCGGTCATCGGCCCCTCGACGGCGCCGTAGGCGTAGAGGTTGCCGGTCGTCACGAGCACGGCACCGCTGGTCTCCGCGGCCCGCAGGAGCGCCGCGCCGAGCGGCGGCCAGCCGGTGGTCCAGCGGTGGTAGGCGGGGCCGGCGCAGCTGTACAGCGCGACCGCTCCTTCGGTGTGCCGGGAAAGATCACGGGTGGCGTCCGCGGCCACCAGTTCGACGCCGTCGACCTCCGGGCCACCGCCGCGCCGGCTGAGCAGCCGGACCTCTTCGCCTCGGGCGGAGAGCAGGCGAGCGGTGGCGGCGCCGACCGGGCCGGCACCGACGATGACGTGCAGAGCCATGAGAAACCCCCAGGGGAGAGAACACTGTTCTCGGACAAGAACACCGTACTGCCGTGGTCGCGACGCCGTCAAGAACACTGTTCTCGTCGAGTTCGGGTGTTCTCGCGTGTGCGACACTGGGGTCGTGTCCGCCTCGTCGCTGCGCGCCCGGGTCCGCTCGGAGATGCACCAGGAGATCAAGGAAGCCGCCCGGCGCCGGCTGGCCGCCGAAGGCGCGAACCTGTCCCTGCGTGCCGTGGCGAGGGACATGGGGATCGTCGCTTCGGCGCTGTACCGGTACTTCCCTAGCCGTGACGCCCTGCTGACCGCGCTGATCATCGACGCCTACGACGCGCTGGGCACGGCGGCGGCCGACGCCGAAGCCGCGGTTCCGCGTGACGATCCGCGCGGCCGGTGGCTCGCCGTCTGCCGCGCGGTGCGGTCGTGGGCGCTCGCGCACCCGGCCGAATACGGCCTGCTCTACGGAAATCCCGTGCCCGGGTACGCCGCTCCGCCGGAAACCGTGGCGCCGGCGTCGAAGGTGATCCTCGTGCTCGCCGCCGTCGTCCAGGACGCCCCGGGCGCACTTCCGCCGGTACCCGGGCCCGTGCGCGCCGATCTGCGCCGCCTGCTCGACGAGCAAAGCGCCACCCTGCCGGAGCAGCACCTGGACCGGGTCCTCTTCGCGTGGACGCACCTGTTCGGCCAGGTCAACTTCGAGGTCTTCCACCGCCTCGACGCCATGATCGAGGCACGCGCCGAATACTTCGAGCACCACATGAACCTGCTGGCCGACTTTGCCGGCCTGCCTTGACGGCGGTCAGGATTCGATGATCGGCGCCAGCTCGGCGAACGGCCGGCGCAAGGTGACCTCGGCGCCCGAGAGGTCGACGTCCGCCCACTCGACGTAGCGGGTGTGCCGGTGGACCAGGCGGATGAGGGCCACGAGCGGTGTCGGGCCGCGCTGGTCGTGGCGCTGGTAGCCGAAGAGGCGCACCCGGGTCCGGCCGACGATCACCCCGCGCACGACGAGTTCGGGCAGCCCGTCGCTCCGCGGCGTCGCCTCGGCCCGGATCTCGCGGATGGCCCCGACGTCCCGGCCGGCCGCGTCGCGGACCCGGCGGCCGAGCAGCTCACCGGCTCGCACGGCCCGCTCCCGGGATCCGGTCGACGATCCGGCGCCGCAGCCAGTCTTCCGACGGGCTGCCCGTGGCGTGGGCGATCGCCGT
This window of the Amycolatopsis balhimycina FH 1894 genome carries:
- a CDS encoding STAS domain-containing protein; this encodes MLVVQPPATAIPVVPSAREQRRVFDIQVIRPYFGAVMVRIHGALDADSAPQLRSAVSTWAHRRFPVLVLDLSEVDFLDTAGLAALGGIQARTLKEHTTLRIITGDNRVVRRALADSGLDHALNVSRLPSGWERATEFSGQS
- a CDS encoding TetR/AcrR family transcriptional regulator, yielding MSASSLRARVRSEMHQEIKEAARRRLAAEGANLSLRAVARDMGIVASALYRYFPSRDALLTALIIDAYDALGTAAADAEAAVPRDDPRGRWLAVCRAVRSWALAHPAEYGLLYGNPVPGYAAPPETVAPASKVILVLAAVVQDAPGALPPVPGPVRADLRRLLDEQSATLPEQHLDRVLFAWTHLFGQVNFEVFHRLDAMIEARAEYFEHHMNLLADFAGLP
- a CDS encoding NAD-dependent epimerase/dehydratase family protein; this encodes MALHVIVGAGPVGAATARLLSARGEEVRLLSRRGGGPEVDGVELVAADATRDLSRHTEGAVALYSCAGPAYHRWTTGWPPLGAALLRAAETSGAVLVTTGNLYAYGAVEGPMTEQLPMRPNSVKGEVRAKLWTDALAAHEAGRIRTAEVRGSDYLGAGTLSAFTALVLPKVLAGRRASAPADLDAPHSWTHTGDVARTLVAVAADERAWGRPWHVPTAPAMSLRRLAGRAAELAGAPAARVTTMPALALRLAGLFNPAAREMAEMQYQLRHPFVLDSSAATAAFGIEPTPTDEALRETIGGVREPAAPR